Proteins encoded by one window of Lactobacillus sp. ESL0684:
- a CDS encoding calcium-translocating P-type ATPase, PMCA-type: MPQSFYDQPIEQVEAKLETSTANGLSTDQVKQRQQKYGPNSLAGKQKTSIWQRFLAQFKDFMIIVLIIAAVLSGFVAQEWTDAVIIMVVVMLNAILGVFQETRSEEAIDALKEMSTPNAHVRRDSQIVKIPSTELVPGDIVLLEAGDVVPADLRLISSNSLKIEESALTGESVPVDKSSTTLQDEKVALADQVNMAFSNTNVTYGRGEGIVTETGMKTEVGKIATMLNNTDETDTPLKQNLNQLGKTLTIMILIICAVVFVVGFFTKQGSQPADKLAIEMFLVAVSLAVAAIPEGLPAIVTIILALGTQVMAKHNSIVRKLPAVETLGATDVICSDKTGTLTQNKMTVEQLFYDGQTHSTQQKISDTEPALLAMILANDTKISDDQNLLGDPTETALIQYAFDQQLDVLQLLHDYQRVQEVPFDSERKLMSTVNQADDKYFVAVKGAPDQLLKRVTKIDQSGQITPITDEQKAEIAAVNEQMAQKALRVLGLAYKVVDQTYTDPKTDNVEQDLIFAGLVGMIDPERPEAKTAIAQAKAAGIKTVMITGDFQVTAQAIAERLGILNSGEDDRVITGAQLDELSDADLSAHVEDYSVYARVSPEHKVRIVKAWQANGKIVAMTGDGVNDAPSLKQADIGIGMGITGTEVSKGASDMVLADDNFATIVEAVKQGRKVFSNIQKAILYLMSCNVGEVLTVFMMTMLGWDILAPVQLLWINLVTDTLPAIALGLEPVEKGIMERQPRGKKSNFFSGGVASSIVYQGILEGVIVLITYQLGLNFGPHVGNPSLQHGDALTMAFLTLGLIQLFHAINSKYVHQSIFTKRTLANKWFNWAILVSAIIMAAVELPFMTKFFAVTELNGLQWGIVLAAGVSMIIIVEIVKLFERKLGKK, translated from the coding sequence ATGCCACAGAGTTTTTATGATCAGCCAATTGAGCAGGTTGAGGCCAAGTTAGAAACCAGTACTGCTAATGGACTAAGCACTGACCAAGTTAAGCAGCGTCAGCAAAAATATGGTCCCAATAGTTTGGCAGGTAAACAGAAAACGAGTATTTGGCAACGATTCTTGGCCCAATTCAAGGATTTTATGATCATTGTGTTAATTATTGCTGCCGTATTATCCGGATTTGTTGCTCAAGAGTGGACTGATGCGGTTATTATCATGGTAGTGGTAATGTTAAATGCGATTTTGGGAGTATTCCAAGAAACTCGTTCTGAAGAAGCCATCGACGCACTTAAAGAAATGTCGACACCCAATGCTCATGTTCGCCGCGATTCGCAGATCGTCAAGATTCCTAGTACGGAATTGGTACCTGGGGATATTGTTTTACTTGAAGCTGGAGATGTTGTACCGGCTGATTTGCGGTTAATTAGCTCAAATAGTCTAAAGATTGAAGAATCAGCGCTAACAGGAGAGTCAGTACCCGTTGATAAAAGTAGTACAACTTTACAAGATGAAAAAGTTGCGTTAGCTGACCAAGTTAATATGGCCTTTTCCAATACCAATGTCACTTACGGTCGCGGCGAAGGTATTGTCACTGAAACTGGAATGAAAACTGAAGTCGGTAAAATTGCAACTATGCTTAATAACACCGATGAAACTGATACGCCTTTGAAGCAAAATCTGAATCAATTAGGTAAGACCTTGACGATTATGATTTTGATTATCTGTGCGGTTGTCTTTGTAGTTGGCTTCTTCACTAAGCAAGGTAGTCAACCAGCTGATAAATTGGCAATTGAAATGTTCTTAGTGGCAGTTTCATTAGCTGTTGCTGCTATCCCAGAAGGTCTACCTGCAATTGTGACAATTATTCTGGCACTTGGTACTCAGGTAATGGCCAAACACAACTCAATTGTCCGGAAACTGCCTGCAGTTGAAACTCTCGGTGCAACAGACGTCATTTGTTCTGATAAGACTGGAACATTGACTCAAAATAAAATGACCGTAGAGCAACTTTTTTATGATGGACAGACGCATTCTACGCAGCAAAAAATATCAGATACTGAGCCTGCATTACTAGCAATGATTTTGGCAAATGATACTAAAATTAGCGATGACCAAAACTTATTAGGTGATCCAACAGAAACTGCCTTAATTCAATATGCTTTTGATCAGCAGCTTGATGTATTGCAATTATTGCATGATTATCAGCGTGTACAAGAAGTGCCTTTTGATTCTGAACGTAAGCTAATGAGCACGGTTAATCAGGCAGATGACAAGTATTTTGTAGCTGTCAAAGGGGCACCGGATCAATTACTAAAACGGGTCACTAAAATTGATCAATCTGGTCAAATTACACCTATTACTGATGAGCAAAAAGCTGAAATTGCAGCGGTTAATGAACAAATGGCCCAAAAAGCATTGCGGGTGCTGGGACTTGCTTATAAAGTTGTTGATCAGACATATACTGATCCAAAAACTGATAATGTTGAACAAGACTTGATTTTTGCAGGATTAGTAGGGATGATTGATCCTGAAAGACCTGAAGCCAAAACTGCTATTGCTCAAGCTAAAGCAGCAGGAATTAAAACGGTGATGATTACTGGTGATTTCCAGGTAACTGCTCAAGCAATTGCTGAGCGGTTAGGAATTTTAAATTCAGGTGAAGACGATCGAGTAATTACAGGAGCCCAACTTGACGAATTAAGTGATGCCGATTTGAGTGCGCATGTTGAAGATTACAGCGTTTATGCTCGAGTTTCACCTGAACATAAGGTGCGCATTGTTAAGGCTTGGCAAGCTAACGGCAAGATCGTAGCCATGACTGGTGATGGGGTTAATGATGCGCCAAGTTTGAAACAAGCTGATATTGGAATTGGGATGGGAATTACTGGGACTGAAGTTTCTAAGGGCGCTAGTGACATGGTACTAGCCGATGACAACTTCGCAACGATTGTTGAAGCAGTTAAGCAAGGTAGAAAAGTCTTCAGTAATATTCAAAAAGCCATTTTGTATTTGATGAGTTGTAATGTCGGAGAAGTTCTGACGGTATTTATGATGACCATGCTTGGTTGGGACATTTTGGCACCAGTGCAACTATTATGGATTAACCTGGTTACTGATACACTACCGGCAATTGCATTAGGACTTGAACCGGTAGAAAAAGGGATTATGGAGCGCCAACCAAGAGGAAAGAAATCTAACTTCTTTAGCGGTGGAGTTGCTAGTTCAATTGTTTATCAAGGAATCTTAGAAGGGGTAATTGTCTTAATTACTTACCAATTGGGCTTGAACTTTGGTCCTCATGTGGGTAATCCAAGCTTACAACATGGTGATGCTTTGACGATGGCCTTCTTAACTTTAGGCTTGATCCAGCTTTTCCATGCGATCAATTCTAAGTATGTTCACCAATCAATCTTTACTAAAAGAACTTTAGCTAATAAGTGGTTTAATTGGGCGATTTTAGTTTCTGCTATCATCATGGCTGCAGTTGAATTGCCATTTATGACTAAGTTTTTTGCGGTTACAGAACTTAACGGTTTACAATGGGGAATTGTTTTAGCAGCGGGAGTTAGCATGATTATTATTGTTGAAATAGTAAAATTATTTGAGCGTAAGCTAGGTAAGAAATAG
- the rpiA gene encoding ribose-5-phosphate isomerase RpiA, producing MDKQEQDKLKQKAAVKAADLVRSKMKLGIGTGSTVAFLIDELGKRKQQGNLNLSAVVTTSTRSQKQLESWGFEVDQLAAVDELDLIIDGADRVDDNFNGIKGGGGALTLEKNVAVNAKKVVWIVDESKLVQKLSGFALPVEVLPVSCEQNFQRFAKQGLNPQWRMANGERVVTHYGNYIIDLNVDPIPVPYGLADYLDHTVGVVEHGLFLNMCDEVVIAKADGSIVQRQKA from the coding sequence ATGGACAAGCAAGAACAAGATAAACTCAAACAAAAAGCCGCAGTTAAAGCAGCAGATCTCGTGAGATCAAAAATGAAGCTAGGCATTGGTACTGGTTCGACAGTAGCATTTTTGATTGATGAACTTGGGAAACGAAAGCAACAAGGTAATTTGAATTTATCGGCTGTGGTCACTACTTCTACTAGAAGTCAGAAGCAGTTGGAGAGCTGGGGCTTTGAAGTTGACCAGCTTGCCGCAGTTGATGAGCTTGATTTAATTATCGATGGTGCTGATCGTGTTGACGATAATTTTAACGGCATCAAAGGCGGCGGCGGCGCTCTCACTCTTGAAAAAAATGTTGCTGTAAATGCCAAAAAAGTAGTTTGGATTGTTGATGAATCCAAGCTAGTTCAGAAGCTAAGTGGCTTCGCTTTACCAGTGGAAGTTTTGCCTGTTTCGTGTGAGCAGAACTTTCAACGTTTTGCTAAGCAGGGATTAAACCCACAATGGCGCATGGCAAACGGCGAACGCGTTGTAACGCATTATGGCAATTATATTATTGATTTAAATGTTGATCCGATTCCGGTTCCCTACGGATTAGCTGATTACTTAGATCATACTGTTGGAGTAGTTGAGCATGGACTTTTCTTGAATATGTGTGATGAAGTAGTTATTGCTAAAGCAGATGGCTCGATTGTGCAACGCCAAAAAGCATAA
- a CDS encoding DNA starvation/stationary phase protection protein — MKYPKTKEVLNQLVADLTQMHMVVHQHHWYMRGERFLKLHPYLDKVMDELANQQDLVAERLITLDGDPVSTLSDIAKKTKIKDEEPNWNETIDERYAKIIAGYRQLEQDYQEGLEVSDEEGDYSTNDMFTTCHTEVEKRIWMMSAEINQAPNIDK; from the coding sequence ATGAAGTATCCTAAGACAAAAGAAGTTTTAAATCAATTGGTTGCTGACTTAACCCAAATGCATATGGTGGTTCACCAACATCATTGGTATATGCGTGGTGAACGCTTTTTGAAATTGCATCCATATCTTGATAAGGTAATGGATGAACTAGCCAATCAACAAGATTTGGTAGCTGAACGATTGATCACTCTTGATGGTGATCCAGTTTCAACTTTAAGTGATATTGCTAAAAAGACGAAGATCAAGGATGAAGAGCCTAATTGGAACGAAACGATTGATGAACGCTATGCTAAGATAATTGCTGGTTATCGTCAATTAGAGCAAGATTACCAAGAGGGCTTGGAAGTTAGCGATGAGGAAGGCGACTACTCAACTAATGACATGTTCACGACTTGTCACACTGAAGTTGAAAAACGAATTTGGATGATGTCGGCTGAAATTAATCAAGCCCCTAATATTGATAAGTAA
- a CDS encoding phosphoketolase family protein: MAFDYDSKKYLASVDAQWRAANYLSVGQLFLMSNPLLKRELTASDVKPKPIGHWGTISPQNFIYAHLNRAIKKYDLDMFYIEGSGHGGQVMVSNAYLDGSYTERYPEIAQNETGMAKLFKRFSFPGGSASHAAPETPGSIHEGGELGYSISHATGAILDNPDVIAAVEVGDGEAETGPLAASWFSDKFINPIKDGAILPILQINGFKISNPTILSRMSDEELTKYFEGMGWKPYIISAYDGGEFAGYKDHMQVHEDMAHIMDTVIEEIKAIQANARQNNDDTLPHWPMIIFRVPKGWTGPKTDLDGNPIENSFRAHQIPIPVDQADMEHKQMLIDWLESYHPEELFDENGAPTEIVKQNLVHGDRRMAMNPITNGGKSPKRLNLPDYRKFALDFDKPGSVEAQDMSEWANYLNEIAELNPTTFRGFGPDETKSNRLFKLLDEQKRQWEADIHAPNDEDLAPSGRVIDSQLSEHQDEGWLEGYVLTGRHGFFATYESFGRVVDSMLTQHMKWLKKAKDQYWRNDYPALNFVATSTVFQQDHNGYTHQDPGVLTHLYEKNRPDLIHEYLPADTNSLLAISQKAFSDRECINVLVTSKQPRPQWFSIDEATRIAEHGLSYIDWASTDQNANPDVVFASTETEPTMETLAAIDLLHHEFPDLKIRYINVIDVMKLMNPEDNPAAISDAEFEQLFPSDVPVIFAWHGFKAMMQSIWFGRKRNNVHIHCYEEEGDITTPFDMRVVNELDRFHLAKDAVESIPRLADKSAGFINKMDALLAKHHQYIRDHGEDMPEVTNWQWTGLK, translated from the coding sequence ATGGCATTTGACTACGATTCAAAGAAATACTTAGCAAGTGTAGATGCACAATGGCGTGCAGCTAATTACTTATCAGTTGGACAACTCTTCTTAATGAGCAATCCGTTATTAAAGCGTGAACTAACAGCCAGTGATGTTAAACCCAAACCAATCGGTCACTGGGGGACGATTTCACCACAAAACTTTATTTATGCCCATCTTAATCGTGCAATTAAAAAATATGATTTAGACATGTTCTATATTGAAGGTTCAGGTCACGGCGGCCAGGTAATGGTTTCTAATGCTTATTTAGACGGTTCTTATACCGAGCGTTATCCGGAAATTGCCCAAAATGAAACGGGTATGGCTAAATTATTCAAGCGGTTTAGTTTTCCAGGTGGTTCGGCTTCACACGCTGCTCCTGAAACTCCAGGTTCAATTCATGAGGGTGGTGAACTTGGTTATTCGATTTCTCATGCGACAGGTGCAATTTTAGATAATCCTGATGTAATTGCTGCAGTTGAGGTTGGTGATGGCGAGGCGGAAACTGGTCCGCTTGCAGCAAGTTGGTTTAGTGATAAGTTCATTAATCCTATTAAAGATGGTGCGATTTTACCAATTTTACAAATTAATGGTTTTAAGATTTCTAATCCGACTATTCTGTCAAGGATGTCTGATGAAGAATTGACCAAGTACTTTGAAGGTATGGGCTGGAAACCATATATTATTTCTGCATACGATGGCGGTGAGTTTGCTGGTTATAAGGACCACATGCAAGTGCATGAAGACATGGCACATATCATGGATACTGTTATTGAAGAAATCAAGGCAATCCAAGCAAATGCGCGCCAAAATAATGATGATACCTTGCCGCACTGGCCAATGATCATCTTCCGTGTACCTAAAGGTTGGACCGGTCCTAAGACCGATCTTGATGGTAATCCAATTGAAAATTCTTTCAGGGCTCACCAAATTCCAATTCCTGTTGATCAGGCTGACATGGAGCACAAGCAAATGCTGATTGATTGGCTCGAAAGCTATCACCCAGAGGAATTATTCGATGAAAATGGTGCGCCAACTGAGATTGTTAAGCAAAATTTGGTTCATGGCGATCGCAGAATGGCGATGAATCCAATTACTAACGGCGGTAAGAGTCCTAAACGTTTGAATCTACCTGACTATCGTAAATTTGCCTTAGATTTTGATAAGCCAGGATCTGTTGAGGCTCAGGATATGAGTGAATGGGCTAATTATCTAAATGAAATTGCGGAATTGAACCCAACTACATTTCGTGGTTTTGGTCCAGATGAAACTAAGTCAAACCGCTTATTTAAACTATTAGACGAACAAAAGCGGCAATGGGAAGCTGATATTCATGCACCAAATGATGAGGACTTGGCTCCAAGTGGTCGAGTAATTGATTCGCAATTGTCTGAACATCAAGATGAGGGCTGGTTAGAGGGTTACGTGTTAACTGGACGTCATGGTTTCTTTGCGACCTATGAGTCATTTGGACGTGTAGTTGATTCAATGCTTACTCAACATATGAAGTGGCTGAAGAAAGCTAAAGACCAATATTGGCGTAATGATTATCCAGCGCTTAACTTTGTGGCTACTTCGACTGTTTTTCAGCAAGATCATAATGGTTATACTCACCAAGATCCAGGTGTATTAACGCATTTATATGAAAAGAATCGTCCGGATTTAATTCATGAATACTTACCAGCTGATACTAATTCCTTGCTGGCTATTTCGCAAAAAGCTTTTAGCGATCGGGAATGTATTAATGTATTGGTAACTTCGAAACAACCTCGTCCGCAGTGGTTCTCAATTGATGAAGCAACCCGGATAGCTGAACATGGTTTGTCATACATTGATTGGGCGTCTACTGATCAAAATGCCAACCCTGATGTTGTCTTTGCTTCAACTGAAACTGAACCAACCATGGAAACTTTGGCTGCAATTGATTTATTACATCATGAATTTCCAGATTTAAAAATACGCTATATCAACGTAATTGATGTCATGAAGTTAATGAATCCTGAAGATAACCCTGCAGCTATTTCTGATGCAGAATTTGAGCAATTGTTCCCAAGTGATGTGCCAGTAATCTTTGCTTGGCATGGGTTCAAGGCAATGATGCAGTCAATTTGGTTTGGCCGTAAACGGAACAATGTCCATATTCACTGTTATGAAGAAGAGGGTGATATTACTACGCCATTTGATATGCGGGTAGTAAATGAGCTTGATCGCTTCCATCTAGCTAAGGATGCAGTAGAAAGTATCCCTCGCTTAGCGGATAAGAGTGCCGGTTTCATCAATAAGATGGATGCATTGCTTGCTAAGCATCACCAATATATCCGTGATCATGGTGAAGATATGCCAGAAGTTACTAACTGGCAATGGACTGGCTTAAAGTAG
- a CDS encoding GntR family transcriptional regulator, which yields MADFVYRTVMHDIKQNILDNKYEGMRLPDERSLAEYYHVSRSSMKRAMELLSQQGIVFKKRGSGTFINPLYLKNQSLFRYEGSNLGLTDSLKVPGKKLGIKLLDFHVVEATAEIAQDLFLNKNEFVYEFHRLRLIDQQPFLLETGYVPIKIVPELKAEHLKSSLFNYLEDTQNKVVTKAFLNITVEPSSIEDQKLLKLQTTEPVGVMAGIFFLDDGTPFEFSTMRIHYQYMRFNTFVNLNQ from the coding sequence ATGGCAGACTTTGTTTATCGTACGGTAATGCACGATATTAAACAAAATATTTTGGATAACAAATATGAAGGAATGCGTTTGCCAGATGAACGAAGTTTGGCAGAATACTATCATGTTAGTCGTTCGTCAATGAAGCGGGCGATGGAATTATTGTCACAGCAGGGAATAGTTTTCAAAAAGCGGGGAAGTGGCACTTTCATTAATCCATTATATTTAAAAAATCAATCGTTGTTTCGTTATGAAGGATCTAATCTGGGACTAACCGATAGTTTGAAGGTTCCGGGTAAGAAATTGGGGATTAAATTGCTCGATTTTCATGTAGTTGAGGCGACAGCTGAAATTGCTCAAGACCTGTTTTTAAATAAAAATGAGTTTGTTTATGAATTTCATCGGTTACGATTAATTGATCAGCAACCATTTTTGCTGGAAACTGGGTATGTACCAATTAAGATTGTACCTGAGTTAAAAGCAGAGCACTTAAAAAGTTCGTTGTTCAATTATTTAGAAGATACTCAAAATAAAGTAGTTACCAAAGCTTTTTTGAATATTACAGTTGAACCTTCAAGTATAGAAGATCAAAAGCTGCTTAAATTGCAGACTACAGAACCAGTTGGTGTAATGGCGGGAATCTTTTTTTTAGATGACGGCACACCATTTGAATTTTCAACAATGCGAATTCACTATCAGTACATGCGATTTAATACTTTTGTTAACTTGAATCAATAA
- a CDS encoding ComC/BlpC family leader-containing pheromone/bacteriocin → MKTINTISSYNTLDSTDLENIHGGRNKLAYNIGKGLRQALNIFSEAAPIIMHYVK, encoded by the coding sequence ATGAAAACTATTAATACAATAAGCAGTTATAATACTTTAGATTCAACTGATTTAGAAAATATACATGGTGGTCGTAACAAATTGGCATACAATATCGGTAAAGGTCTTAGACAAGCCTTGAATATATTTTCAGAAGCTGCTCCCATCATCATGCATTATGTGAAGTAA
- a CDS encoding bacteriocin produces the protein MKQQNFSELTETETQQIYGGQNVVAPAYNPFNHRFKKNKFKLRIPIIVY, from the coding sequence ATGAAACAACAAAATTTTTCAGAACTAACAGAAACAGAAACCCAACAAATATATGGTGGTCAGAATGTAGTTGCTCCAGCCTATAATCCATTTAATCATAGGTTTAAAAAAAATAAGTTCAAATTGAGAATACCTATTATTGTCTACTAA
- a CDS encoding DeoR/GlpR family DNA-binding transcription regulator has protein sequence MKQEERLRAIKQLLTKKHQLETKDLAKYFNVSFDTARRDVLRLTSTGQAIRVHGGLLEISHDDVPNFLTRNQIDSPVKTQMAQMAKHFVHPNQCDFIGPSTTLKKLSQLINGMDLQVVTNSIDNSLELMRSNLPSVRLLGGKIDKQHRFSYSISALEILKRMNFNTAFIGTSNVKSDGLYLTKMSDAELIRIAAQRANQVVVIAEAYKFNNQNTSPYLSIPLDNIDVLITDTSLPTEIRQNFATNTQIIPVLKKRAN, from the coding sequence ATGAAGCAAGAAGAACGATTACGAGCAATTAAGCAATTATTAACTAAAAAACATCAACTTGAAACTAAGGATCTTGCTAAATACTTCAATGTTTCCTTTGATACGGCCCGCCGAGACGTATTGCGACTGACTTCAACAGGTCAAGCAATTCGCGTACACGGTGGCTTACTTGAAATAAGCCACGATGACGTACCCAATTTTTTAACTAGAAACCAGATTGATTCGCCAGTCAAAACCCAAATGGCGCAAATGGCAAAGCACTTCGTTCATCCAAATCAATGTGACTTTATCGGTCCATCGACTACTCTTAAAAAATTATCACAATTGATTAATGGGATGGATTTACAAGTTGTCACTAATTCCATCGATAATTCATTGGAATTGATGCGTTCAAATCTGCCAAGTGTACGTTTATTAGGTGGTAAAATTGATAAGCAACACCGCTTCAGCTATTCTATCAGTGCCCTTGAAATTTTGAAAAGGATGAATTTCAATACTGCATTTATCGGTACCTCCAACGTTAAAAGCGATGGCTTATATTTAACCAAAATGAGTGATGCCGAATTAATCAGAATCGCTGCTCAACGAGCCAATCAAGTTGTAGTAATTGCCGAAGCGTACAAGTTTAACAACCAAAATACTTCTCCCTACCTGTCGATTCCCTTAGATAACATTGATGTGTTAATTACAGACACATCATTACCAACGGAAATCAGACAAAACTTTGCGACAAATACGCAAATTATTCCAGTACTCAAAAAAAGAGCTAACTAA
- a CDS encoding nucleoside hydrolase: MTKKPLIISTDPGIDDAVAITIALFSAQLDVKLLAATWGNVGLDKTLANTLKLETFLQTKVPVVAGAQSPLLRQQIDASSVHGESGMAGFDFPDPDQTLLKSGIAANAIHEVVASSSEKVTLMQIGPATDFALYFKQYPGDLAKIEQLVIMGGAIGRGNWGPYSEYNVAGDPEAAQIVFSSGIKILLAPLELGHQAFITQATLQKIAKFGKTGQMLYHILTNLHDETDSDGREIYDALAAGMLLNPAMYEFKPAFLEVDTGNSKAYGASIIDFDSFFGKPNNVLVGVKVDQAVFTDWFVKAISRAN; encoded by the coding sequence ATGACGAAAAAACCATTGATCATTAGTACCGATCCGGGAATTGACGACGCAGTTGCAATCACGATTGCCTTATTTTCAGCACAATTGGATGTTAAATTGCTTGCTGCGACCTGGGGCAATGTAGGCTTAGATAAAACTTTGGCGAATACATTAAAATTAGAAACTTTTTTGCAGACTAAGGTACCAGTTGTTGCTGGAGCGCAAAGTCCCTTATTAAGACAGCAAATTGATGCTTCAAGTGTTCATGGTGAGTCGGGAATGGCAGGTTTTGATTTTCCAGATCCTGATCAGACTTTGTTAAAATCTGGAATTGCCGCTAACGCAATTCATGAAGTCGTAGCAAGTAGCTCAGAAAAAGTAACTTTAATGCAAATTGGTCCAGCAACTGATTTTGCGCTGTATTTTAAACAATATCCTGGTGATTTAGCTAAGATTGAGCAATTAGTAATCATGGGCGGTGCAATTGGTCGTGGCAACTGGGGGCCATACAGTGAATATAATGTTGCTGGTGATCCCGAAGCTGCCCAGATAGTTTTTAGTAGTGGTATCAAGATTTTACTGGCACCACTTGAATTAGGACATCAAGCGTTTATCACGCAAGCTACACTCCAAAAAATCGCCAAGTTTGGTAAGACTGGGCAAATGCTTTACCATATCTTGACTAACTTGCATGATGAAACTGATAGTGATGGCCGCGAAATTTATGACGCTTTAGCGGCTGGAATGCTGCTTAATCCAGCAATGTATGAATTTAAGCCAGCGTTTCTTGAAGTTGATACGGGGAACTCTAAGGCCTATGGTGCATCAATCATTGATTTTGATAGCTTCTTTGGTAAGCCTAATAATGTATTAGTTGGAGTCAAGGTTGATCAAGCCGTGTTTACGGATTGGTTTGTTAAAGCGATCAGTAGAGCGAATTAG
- a CDS encoding CPBP family intramembrane glutamic endopeptidase — MIRNKIIRKWHLVQTLIQFILAICITILNSRYASKNNLKSSLIISLVVLLLTGLQFTLLKTTAKHKKLMQLNFYFECCIIPFTLQTILSGILICIKKSHVLNLDFCIVIAMLYSLIMYLPMTQLALARIKNFWGRILISIIIYFLVLSAPTVFNSSTSNWLTKISNSGILGTISFAIIALFAMKSWGYKLSIFKVNSKVSLIPMILIITFIIYHCSFNGFNESSSWNNFLTSWSFKIPYLKWNFILGGIQAGIGEEFLLRFVILNLSLQLFKTKKNQIVIALFFNALTFGLLHLTNLSTQSFNATIQQALSAATSGIVYAAIYLYTGSLLISIIYHTLFDISGFTTAGTMIMTAPANYDWQLTLFFAIIYFALAYFLISGKRKKVVEDNLRQHGLLAV; from the coding sequence ATGATTAGAAATAAAATAATCAGAAAATGGCATTTAGTTCAAACTTTAATACAATTTATTTTGGCAATTTGTATAACTATACTAAACTCTCGCTATGCATCAAAAAACAATTTAAAAAGTTCACTTATTATATCTTTAGTTGTTCTCTTGTTAACTGGATTACAGTTTACTCTTCTAAAAACCACGGCTAAACATAAAAAATTAATGCAATTAAATTTCTACTTTGAGTGTTGTATTATTCCATTCACTTTACAAACAATCTTGTCTGGTATATTAATCTGTATAAAAAAATCGCATGTATTGAATTTAGACTTTTGTATAGTTATCGCCATGCTTTATTCCCTTATTATGTATCTTCCGATGACACAATTAGCTTTAGCTAGGATTAAAAACTTTTGGGGACGAATATTAATATCAATAATAATTTACTTTTTAGTTCTTTCTGCTCCCACAGTATTCAATAGTTCGACTTCTAACTGGCTTACCAAGATTAGCAATAGTGGCATACTCGGTACGATCAGCTTTGCTATCATAGCCTTATTTGCCATGAAGAGTTGGGGATATAAATTATCAATCTTCAAAGTAAATTCCAAAGTATCTCTTATTCCCATGATCTTGATTATTACATTTATAATTTACCATTGCTCATTTAATGGATTCAATGAATCAAGTTCTTGGAATAATTTTTTAACCAGTTGGTCTTTCAAAATCCCTTATTTAAAATGGAACTTTATCCTGGGAGGAATTCAAGCAGGAATAGGTGAAGAGTTTTTATTAAGATTTGTTATTTTAAATCTATCGCTCCAATTGTTTAAGACCAAAAAAAATCAAATTGTTATTGCATTATTTTTTAACGCTTTAACTTTTGGTTTGCTGCACCTAACAAATTTAAGTACTCAATCATTTAATGCAACTATTCAACAAGCTTTATCTGCTGCCACTTCCGGTATTGTATATGCTGCAATTTATTTATATACTGGTTCATTATTAATTAGTATTATCTATCATACTTTATTTGATATTTCTGGATTCACTACTGCTGGAACAATGATTATGACTGCCCCTGCAAATTATGATTGGCAACTAACTTTATTTTTTGCAATTATTTATTTTGCTTTAGCTTATTTCTTAATTAGTGGCAAACGTAAAAAAGTAGTAGAAGACAATTTAAGACAGCATGGTTTACTTGCTGTTTAA